In Capillimicrobium parvum, a genomic segment contains:
- a CDS encoding GOLPH3/VPS74 family protein codes for MELILAEQTLLIALDDEKGRDSTSWGSDPGLAAALLLDLARHELVVVDADGRLAAVDGPPPGHELLREAHAAILGSERRRNAKGWVGRLPHELKPLRTRLARGLVERGILTEQRTKFLGLLPTTRFPAADERPERELRERLHQVLVEGREPSEDEALLIGLLEPLELIDTVVERDERRAARKRAKAVAEQGIAGRAVRDAVASVQAAVIAAVVASSVAATSST; via the coding sequence ATGGAGCTCATCCTCGCCGAGCAGACGCTCCTGATCGCGCTCGACGACGAGAAGGGACGCGACTCGACCTCGTGGGGGAGCGACCCCGGCCTGGCCGCCGCCCTGCTGCTCGACCTCGCCCGCCACGAGCTCGTCGTGGTCGACGCGGACGGCAGGCTCGCCGCCGTCGACGGGCCACCGCCGGGCCACGAGCTGTTGCGCGAGGCCCATGCCGCCATCCTCGGCTCGGAGCGGCGACGCAACGCCAAGGGCTGGGTGGGCCGGCTGCCGCACGAGCTCAAGCCGCTGCGCACGCGCCTGGCCCGCGGCCTCGTCGAGCGCGGCATCCTCACCGAGCAGCGCACCAAGTTCCTCGGCCTGCTTCCGACGACGCGCTTCCCGGCGGCGGACGAGCGCCCGGAGCGCGAGCTGCGCGAGCGCCTGCACCAGGTGCTCGTCGAAGGCCGCGAGCCGTCCGAGGACGAGGCGCTGCTCATCGGACTGCTCGAGCCGCTGGAACTGATCGACACGGTGGTGGAGCGCGACGAGCGGCGCGCCGCGCGCAAGCGGGCCAAGGCGGTCGCCGAGCAGGGCATCGCGGGCCGGGCGGTGCGCGACGCGGTCGCGTCCGTGCAGGCGGCGGTCATCGCCGCGGTGGTGGCGTCGAGCGTCGCCGCCACGTCGTCGACCTGA